Proteins encoded within one genomic window of Nonomuraea gerenzanensis:
- a CDS encoding ABC transporter substrate-binding protein, whose product MRITSALAAAAVLTLAAACGGGGGGSESAPSSNEPVKINFLSLAWQKESVAANKQLVDEWNKANPTIQVTYVQGSWDNVNDQLVTQFAGGTAPDVIHNDSPALSGFAADGYLLDLKDKLPAELKSDIPQPAWDTVTFSDGKGGQGVYGVPFLQESQVIIANKKLLDEAEVRVPTADEPWTWDEFSEAAKKMTKGGSFGVAWAMKSPVNKTLNLALNFGGTFFQTGADGKTTVKVGPEEREVLQRIHDQLYKDKSADPDALGQGTADPLPAFYKGKFAMLPAGVYLRQQVVEQAPDGFEWVTLPAPKGTSAQQGAVSQTLSIAQESEHPGEAMKFISFFLNGANQAKLAKGDWLLPTSQQAAADPAMTTEENGWDVATASAKNLVVAPFLKVNGFDEWKSKVATPALQEYFANKITIDQVATKLVEDGNKVLERYQR is encoded by the coding sequence ATGCGAATCACGTCCGCTCTGGCGGCTGCGGCGGTCCTCACGCTCGCCGCCGCGTGCGGCGGGGGAGGCGGCGGCAGCGAGTCGGCACCGTCCTCCAACGAGCCGGTCAAGATCAATTTCCTCAGCCTGGCGTGGCAGAAGGAGTCCGTCGCCGCCAACAAGCAGCTCGTGGACGAGTGGAACAAGGCCAACCCCACCATCCAGGTCACCTACGTCCAGGGCAGCTGGGACAACGTCAACGACCAGCTCGTCACCCAGTTCGCCGGCGGCACCGCGCCCGACGTCATCCACAACGACTCGCCCGCGCTGTCCGGCTTCGCCGCCGACGGCTACCTGCTGGACCTGAAGGACAAGCTGCCCGCCGAGCTCAAGAGCGACATCCCGCAGCCCGCCTGGGACACCGTCACCTTCTCCGACGGCAAGGGCGGTCAGGGCGTGTACGGCGTGCCGTTCCTGCAGGAGTCGCAGGTCATCATCGCCAACAAGAAGCTGCTGGACGAGGCCGAGGTGCGCGTCCCCACCGCGGACGAGCCGTGGACCTGGGACGAGTTCTCCGAGGCGGCCAAGAAGATGACCAAGGGCGGCTCCTTCGGGGTGGCCTGGGCGATGAAGTCGCCCGTCAACAAGACCCTCAACCTGGCGCTCAACTTCGGCGGCACCTTCTTCCAGACCGGCGCCGACGGCAAGACGACCGTCAAGGTCGGCCCGGAGGAGCGCGAGGTGCTCCAGCGCATCCACGACCAGCTCTACAAGGACAAGTCGGCTGACCCCGACGCCCTCGGCCAGGGCACCGCCGACCCGCTGCCCGCCTTCTACAAGGGCAAGTTCGCGATGCTGCCCGCCGGCGTCTACCTGCGCCAGCAGGTCGTCGAGCAGGCTCCCGACGGGTTCGAGTGGGTCACGCTGCCCGCGCCGAAGGGCACCAGCGCCCAGCAGGGCGCGGTCTCGCAGACGCTGTCGATCGCGCAGGAGAGCGAGCACCCCGGCGAGGCGATGAAGTTCATCTCCTTCTTCCTCAACGGCGCCAACCAGGCCAAGCTCGCCAAGGGCGACTGGCTGCTGCCCACCTCGCAGCAGGCCGCCGCCGACCCGGCCATGACCACCGAGGAGAACGGCTGGGACGTGGCCACCGCCTCCGCCAAGAACCTGGTCGTGGCGCCGTTCCTGAAGGTGAACGGCTTCGACGAGTGGAAGAGCAAGGTCGCCACGCCTGCGCTGCAGGAGTACTTCGCCAATAAGATCACCATCGACCAGGTGGCCACGAAGCTGGTCGAGGACGGGAACAAGGTGTTGGAGCGTTACCAGCGGTGA
- a CDS encoding carbohydrate ABC transporter permease, producing the protein MRRVGQYAALVAYVAFLAFPLLWLLSTALKTPQEMALTEPTWIPREPTLANFGDAFGEQDLIGAALRSLVVALFASVITVLISLPAAYAMARHRGLVNKLAIGWVLVSQVFPFILIIIPLFMILRDLDLINTLPGLVVVHVTFTLPFALWMLQGYVRAVPRELEEAAAVDGASRLRSIASVVAPLLAPGVVATLLFAFISSWNEFMFALVVLQNPDVMTLPLTLVRFTGPEGVARLGPLAAASLMATIPSLIFFAIIQRRLKSGLMAGAVKG; encoded by the coding sequence GTGAGACGCGTTGGGCAGTACGCCGCGCTGGTGGCGTACGTCGCCTTCCTGGCGTTCCCGCTGCTGTGGCTGCTGTCCACGGCGCTGAAGACGCCGCAGGAGATGGCGCTGACCGAGCCGACGTGGATCCCGCGCGAGCCGACGCTGGCCAACTTCGGCGACGCGTTCGGCGAGCAGGACCTGATCGGCGCCGCGCTGCGCAGCCTGGTCGTGGCGTTGTTCGCGAGCGTGATCACGGTGCTGATCTCGCTGCCGGCCGCCTACGCCATGGCGCGTCACCGGGGCCTGGTCAACAAGCTCGCGATCGGGTGGGTGCTGGTCAGCCAGGTGTTCCCGTTCATCCTGATCATCATCCCGCTCTTCATGATCCTGCGGGACCTCGACCTGATCAACACCTTGCCGGGGCTGGTCGTCGTGCACGTGACGTTCACGCTGCCGTTCGCGCTGTGGATGTTGCAGGGGTACGTGCGCGCGGTGCCGCGCGAGCTGGAGGAGGCGGCGGCCGTGGACGGCGCGAGCCGGCTGCGCTCGATCGCGAGCGTGGTCGCCCCGCTGCTCGCGCCCGGCGTGGTGGCCACGCTGCTGTTCGCGTTCATCTCGTCGTGGAACGAGTTCATGTTCGCGCTGGTCGTCCTGCAGAACCCGGACGTCATGACGCTCCCGCTCACGCTGGTGAGGTTCACCGGCCCGGAGGGGGTGGCCAGGCTCGGCCCGCTGGCCGCGGCGTCGCTCATGGCGACGATCCCGAGCCTGATCTTCTTCGCAATCATTCAGCGGCGACTGAAGTCCGGCCTGATGGCCGGCGCCGTCAAGGGCTAG
- a CDS encoding carbohydrate ABC transporter permease translates to MTATVTRPAPPRGPRARRRGISRQTREMWVLMLPALVPVLLFSVGPLLYGIGLAFTDARNTRVHQTEFVGLENFSRLLTDAEFWSSFQIGAIWAVSVTVLQFLAALGLALLLNEKLRFSGLARVLSVVPWAMPPVVIGLMWKLVYHPDAGLLNDLLGTHVNWLADFSLALPAIIVVGIWAGMPQTTVVLLAGLQNIPKELYEAGEMDGAGTWRRFWNITLPQLRPVIVAITSLDFVWNINQFGLVYVLTQGGPGGRTRLPMLFAYEEAFRYRMAGYASMLGLAMAIVVLAVLGLYLWRQMREAK, encoded by the coding sequence GTGACGGCGACCGTGACGCGACCGGCGCCGCCGCGCGGCCCGCGGGCCAGGCGCCGCGGGATCTCGCGCCAGACGCGGGAGATGTGGGTGCTGATGTTGCCGGCCCTGGTGCCGGTGCTGCTGTTCAGCGTGGGCCCCCTCCTGTACGGCATCGGCCTGGCGTTCACCGACGCCCGCAACACCCGCGTCCACCAGACCGAGTTCGTCGGCCTGGAGAACTTCAGCCGCCTGCTGACCGACGCGGAGTTCTGGTCGTCGTTCCAGATCGGCGCCATCTGGGCCGTCTCGGTGACCGTGCTGCAGTTCCTGGCCGCGCTCGGCCTGGCGCTGCTGCTCAACGAGAAGCTCCGCTTCAGCGGCCTGGCCAGGGTGCTGTCGGTGGTGCCGTGGGCGATGCCGCCGGTGGTCATCGGCCTGATGTGGAAGCTCGTCTACCACCCCGACGCGGGCCTGCTGAACGACCTGCTCGGCACGCACGTCAACTGGCTGGCCGACTTCTCGCTCGCGCTGCCCGCGATCATCGTGGTCGGCATCTGGGCCGGCATGCCGCAGACCACGGTCGTGCTGCTCGCCGGCCTGCAGAACATCCCCAAGGAGCTGTACGAGGCCGGCGAGATGGACGGCGCCGGCACCTGGCGGCGCTTCTGGAACATCACGCTGCCCCAGCTCCGTCCGGTGATCGTGGCGATCACCTCGCTCGACTTCGTGTGGAACATCAACCAGTTCGGCCTGGTGTACGTGCTCACCCAGGGCGGTCCCGGCGGGCGCACGCGGCTGCCGATGCTGTTCGCCTACGAGGAGGCGTTCAGGTACCGCATGGCCGGTTACGCCTCGATGCTCGGCCTGGCCATGGCGATCGTCGTGCTCGCGGTGCTCGGGCTGTACCTGTGGCGGCAGATGAGGGAGGCCAAGTGA
- a CDS encoding LacI family DNA-binding transcriptional regulator yields the protein MADGPTINTIAARAGVSIASVSRVLNGLPTRQDTVRKVMAAADELGYVRNAVARSLKSRRTHQVAFAMADVGNPAYLAMLRQIQPVLKAAGYRLVLHSTDAVAADEIDVLHSLGERYVDGLIMSPLRVTEAHLQMLATARAPVVIIGSVPEGTRVDNVRADSRTGVRLAVDHLYALGRRRIAMVNGPLDTVPGAARGAAYREALQDLGLPHDESLVQIGDFYRQEGAQAVAALLGRVPDVDALMCANDLIALGALDVLRAAGKRVPEDVAVVGMDDTDLAAASWPSLTSVSLGSAERGKAAAELLLERLRGDDGEPKVVTVPPRLVVRASTAGPDSAGPDTVRPDTVRPDIAGPGYDRKEAGQ from the coding sequence TTGGCCGACGGACCCACGATCAACACGATCGCCGCGCGCGCGGGCGTCTCGATCGCCTCCGTCTCGCGGGTGCTGAACGGCCTGCCGACCAGGCAGGACACCGTGCGCAAGGTGATGGCGGCCGCCGACGAGCTCGGCTACGTGCGCAACGCCGTGGCCAGGTCGCTCAAGTCGCGCCGCACCCACCAGGTCGCCTTCGCCATGGCGGACGTCGGCAACCCCGCCTACCTGGCCATGCTGCGCCAGATCCAGCCCGTGCTCAAGGCCGCCGGCTACCGGCTCGTGCTGCACTCGACCGACGCCGTCGCGGCCGACGAGATCGACGTGCTGCACAGCCTGGGCGAGCGGTACGTGGACGGGCTGATCATGAGCCCGCTGCGCGTCACCGAGGCGCACCTGCAGATGCTGGCCACGGCCAGGGCGCCCGTCGTGATCATCGGCTCGGTGCCCGAGGGCACGCGGGTGGACAACGTACGCGCGGACTCGCGCACCGGCGTGCGGCTGGCGGTCGACCACCTCTACGCGCTGGGCCGCCGCCGCATCGCGATGGTCAACGGCCCGCTCGACACCGTGCCCGGCGCCGCCCGCGGGGCCGCGTACCGGGAGGCGCTGCAGGACCTGGGCCTGCCCCACGACGAGAGCCTCGTGCAGATCGGCGACTTCTACCGCCAGGAGGGCGCCCAGGCCGTGGCCGCGCTGCTCGGCCGGGTGCCCGACGTGGACGCGCTGATGTGCGCCAACGACCTGATCGCGCTCGGCGCCCTGGACGTGCTGCGGGCGGCGGGCAAGCGGGTGCCCGAGGACGTCGCGGTGGTCGGCATGGACGACACGGACCTCGCCGCGGCCTCCTGGCCGTCGCTGACCAGCGTCTCGCTCGGCTCGGCCGAGCGTGGCAAGGCCGCCGCCGAGCTGCTGCTGGAGCGCCTGCGGGGCGACGACGGCGAGCCGAAGGTGGTCACCGTGCCGCCCCGCCTCGTCGTCCGCGCATCCACCGCGGGCCCCGACAGCGCGGGCCCCGACACCGTGCGCCCCGACACCGTGCGCCCCGACATCGCGGGCCCCGGCTACGACAGGAAGGAGGCCGGGCAGTGA
- a CDS encoding MFS transporter, translating to MNKTPIAAKRARVGVFGFFFLAGFVMGLWAAGLPSLNDRLDLGPARLGSVLLLISGGALVSMLVAGPLVDRWSSRRVCWFAGPFSGVVLLGPALAPSYWSLAALAVLFGIGLGVTEVAMNAHSVEVERVYGRPIISAFHGVWSLGGAAGGGLTSLALQGGLDAQGLLIAAAVVVPFLYLPAAYLLLPERPAHESASPAGGAASDGSSLRWGLIALLGLAAFAGHLSEGAAIDWAALHARWVLETDPAMAPLAYTIFSVAMTTLRLLGDPIRGRLGSVRTIQLAGLFATLGYVLVLLSPVVGESVRVVCAWTGWALAGVGLATVVPVLFSAVGAAGGRVGRALAMVTAFGYTGLLLGPAVLGFVAEHASLPVALIIPAVLAAVVTLAGSPAIRALLRVSAAAPVPAAEPEPARD from the coding sequence GTGAACAAAACCCCCATAGCGGCAAAGAGGGCTCGTGTCGGTGTTTTCGGATTCTTCTTCCTGGCCGGTTTCGTCATGGGGCTGTGGGCCGCCGGCCTGCCGTCGCTGAACGACCGCCTCGACCTCGGCCCCGCCAGGCTCGGCAGCGTCCTGCTGCTGATCTCCGGCGGCGCGCTGGTGTCGATGCTGGTGGCGGGGCCGCTGGTGGACCGGTGGTCCAGCCGGCGGGTGTGCTGGTTCGCCGGGCCGTTCTCCGGCGTGGTGCTGCTGGGGCCCGCGCTGGCGCCCTCGTACTGGTCGCTGGCGGCTCTGGCGGTGCTGTTCGGGATCGGGCTGGGGGTGACCGAGGTCGCCATGAACGCCCACTCCGTCGAGGTCGAGCGGGTCTACGGGCGGCCCATCATCTCGGCCTTCCACGGCGTGTGGAGCCTGGGCGGGGCGGCCGGCGGCGGGCTCACCTCGCTGGCGCTGCAGGGCGGGCTGGACGCACAGGGGCTGCTGATCGCGGCGGCGGTCGTGGTGCCGTTCCTGTACCTGCCCGCGGCGTACCTGCTGCTGCCCGAGCGGCCCGCGCACGAGTCCGCCTCCCCGGCCGGCGGGGCCGCGTCCGACGGGTCCTCGCTGCGCTGGGGGCTGATCGCGCTGCTGGGGCTGGCGGCGTTCGCGGGGCATCTGAGCGAGGGGGCCGCCATCGACTGGGCCGCGCTGCACGCGCGGTGGGTGCTGGAGACCGATCCGGCGATGGCGCCGCTGGCGTACACGATCTTCTCCGTGGCGATGACCACCTTGCGGCTGCTGGGGGACCCGATCAGGGGCCGGCTCGGCTCCGTGCGCACGATCCAGCTCGCCGGCCTGTTCGCCACCCTGGGGTACGTCCTGGTGCTGCTGTCGCCGGTCGTGGGCGAGTCCGTACGCGTGGTGTGCGCGTGGACCGGCTGGGCGCTGGCCGGGGTGGGGCTGGCCACGGTCGTGCCCGTGCTGTTCAGCGCCGTGGGGGCCGCCGGTGGGCGGGTCGGGCGGGCGCTGGCCATGGTGACCGCGTTCGGCTACACCGGGCTGCTGCTCGGGCCGGCCGTGCTCGGGTTCGTGGCCGAGCACGCGTCGCTGCCGGTCGCGTTGATCATCCCGGCCGTGCTGGCGGCCGTCGTCACGCTCGCCGGCTCGCCCGCGATCCGCGCCCTGCTGCGGGTGTCCGCCGCCGCCCCGGTGCCCGCCGCCGAGCCCGAGCCCGCGCGGGACTGA
- a CDS encoding ROK family protein, whose translation MIGATTSGELRAHNRVRLLRAVHDCGATRTRSQLTRDLGLARGTASVLVAGLAEDALLHEEPAPGHARGRPTQVPGPHPHGPVALAVDVREDAWELAACELGGRVTVLAVRPHDGTPQGTLGPLGEAVTEHARRLGHRMAGVGVALAGPISHGGLVDIAHLGWRSVDVPALLGDPGAPVFVGNDTALAALAEARRGKLRGVRVGVHLHVDFDLGGVLVVDGHAVPGASGTGAEFGHMRIGASERPCPCGAIGCWGMDVGANALLRLAGLAYGGGRGREQAERVLATSEEAVTATARALGRGIAALVNAHDPEVVVLSGHGVELRERAGEALLAACEPGLMAIRRDHPPRIEGSALGWRGSLLGAMESVFDALLTTEGLELWRKSQPDQACDTPDRQSVTHSTLDGESAP comes from the coding sequence GTGATCGGAGCCACAACGAGCGGCGAGCTGCGCGCGCACAACCGGGTCAGGCTGCTGCGCGCCGTGCACGACTGCGGGGCCACCCGCACCAGGTCCCAGCTCACCCGCGACCTCGGCCTGGCCAGGGGCACCGCGTCGGTCCTCGTCGCCGGGCTGGCCGAGGACGCGCTGCTGCACGAGGAGCCGGCCCCCGGGCACGCGCGCGGCCGGCCGACCCAGGTGCCCGGCCCGCACCCGCACGGCCCCGTCGCGCTGGCGGTGGACGTGCGCGAGGACGCGTGGGAGCTGGCGGCGTGCGAGCTGGGCGGGCGCGTCACCGTGCTCGCCGTACGGCCGCACGACGGCACCCCGCAGGGCACGCTGGGGCCGCTGGGCGAGGCCGTCACCGAGCACGCGCGCCGCCTCGGGCACCGGATGGCCGGCGTCGGGGTGGCGCTGGCCGGGCCGATCAGCCACGGCGGCCTGGTGGACATCGCGCACCTGGGCTGGCGCTCGGTGGACGTGCCGGCGCTGCTCGGCGACCCGGGGGCGCCGGTCTTCGTCGGCAACGACACCGCCCTGGCCGCGCTGGCCGAGGCGCGCCGGGGCAAGCTGCGCGGCGTACGGGTGGGCGTGCACCTGCACGTGGACTTCGACCTCGGCGGCGTGCTGGTCGTGGACGGTCACGCGGTCCCCGGCGCGAGCGGCACCGGCGCCGAGTTCGGCCACATGCGCATCGGCGCGAGCGAGCGCCCCTGCCCGTGCGGCGCCATCGGCTGCTGGGGCATGGACGTCGGCGCGAACGCCCTGCTGCGCCTGGCCGGCCTGGCCTACGGCGGCGGCAGGGGCAGGGAGCAGGCCGAGCGGGTGCTGGCTACCAGCGAGGAGGCCGTCACCGCGACCGCGAGGGCGCTGGGCAGGGGCATAGCGGCCCTCGTCAACGCCCACGACCCCGAGGTGGTCGTCCTGTCCGGGCACGGCGTGGAGCTGCGCGAGCGGGCCGGCGAGGCCCTGCTGGCGGCCTGCGAGCCGGGGCTGATGGCGATCCGCCGCGACCACCCGCCCAGGATCGAGGGGTCGGCGCTCGGCTGGCGGGGCTCGCTGCTGGGCGCCATGGAGTCGGTCTTCGACGCCCTCCTCACCACGGAGGGTCTAGAACTCTGGCGTAAAAGTCAGCCTGACCAGGCTTGCGACACGCCCGACCGGCAAAGTGTGACGCATTCCACCCTGGACGGGGAAAGCGCGCCATAA
- a CDS encoding GlcG/HbpS family heme-binding protein, translating to MNLELALRMTEAALKQAFREGAAVSVAVVDGGGNLVSFQRMEGAEISGPVLAQGKAYTSVALRRPTSELAAAAARGGELPGLAGAGFVCFGGGVPLWSGYGEGERVVGGVGVSGGTITQDVACAEAAASVWGAR from the coding sequence GTGAATCTCGAACTCGCGCTCCGCATGACGGAAGCGGCTCTGAAGCAGGCGTTCCGGGAGGGCGCGGCGGTCTCCGTCGCGGTCGTGGACGGGGGCGGGAATCTGGTGTCCTTCCAGCGTATGGAGGGTGCGGAGATCTCCGGGCCGGTGCTCGCGCAGGGCAAGGCGTACACGTCGGTCGCTCTGCGCAGACCCACCTCCGAGCTGGCCGCGGCGGCCGCCCGGGGAGGGGAGCTGCCGGGCCTGGCGGGGGCCGGTTTCGTGTGCTTCGGAGGTGGCGTTCCGCTGTGGTCCGGCTACGGTGAGGGAGAACGCGTGGTCGGCGGCGTAGGGGTCAGCGGAGGCACGATCACGCAGGACGTGGCGTGCGCGGAAGCGGCCGCATCGGTGTGGGGTGCCCGCTGA
- the mihF gene encoding integration host factor, actinobacterial type, with amino-acid sequence MALPTLTPEQRQAALAKAAEARAARTALLAKVKAGELTFAQLLERDDDIAKKIKVSQALRAVKGVGPAKATALMEEAGVDEKRRLGGLGAQQRKKLVDALG; translated from the coding sequence ATGGCACTTCCCACTCTCACCCCCGAGCAGCGTCAAGCCGCTCTGGCCAAGGCCGCCGAGGCCCGTGCCGCCCGCACGGCTCTGCTGGCCAAGGTCAAGGCGGGCGAGCTGACGTTCGCTCAGCTGCTGGAGCGCGATGACGACATCGCCAAGAAGATCAAGGTGTCCCAGGCCCTCCGCGCCGTCAAGGGCGTCGGCCCGGCCAAGGCCACCGCGCTGATGGAGGAGGCGGGCGTCGACGAGAAGCGCCGCCTCGGCGGCCTGGGCGCCCAGCAGCGCAAGAAGCTGGTCGACGCGCTCGGCTAA
- a CDS encoding response regulator transcription factor: MRVVVADDAVLIREGLVRLLEEFGCEVVATVGDGDALVEAIAEHKPDVSVVDVRMPPSFTDEGLRAAVEARRRVPGAPVLILSQYVEVSYADDLLADARGAVGYLLKDRVVDVDEFLEGLRRVAAGGTVFDPQVVSQLMVRRRKDDPLAQLTPREREVLGLMAEGKSNPAIGRQLVISDGAVEKHIRSIFNKLGLYAEDSDQHRRVLAVLTYLRS; this comes from the coding sequence GTGCGGGTAGTCGTGGCCGATGACGCGGTTCTGATCAGGGAGGGCCTGGTCAGATTGCTCGAGGAGTTCGGCTGCGAGGTGGTGGCCACCGTCGGTGACGGCGACGCCCTCGTGGAGGCGATCGCCGAGCACAAGCCCGACGTGTCGGTGGTGGACGTGCGCATGCCGCCGTCCTTCACCGACGAGGGCCTCAGGGCGGCCGTGGAGGCCCGGCGCAGGGTGCCGGGGGCGCCCGTGCTGATCCTCTCCCAGTACGTCGAGGTCTCCTACGCCGACGACCTGCTCGCCGACGCCAGAGGCGCGGTGGGCTACCTGCTGAAGGACCGGGTCGTGGACGTGGACGAGTTCCTGGAGGGCCTGCGGCGGGTGGCCGCCGGTGGCACCGTGTTCGATCCGCAGGTGGTGTCGCAGTTGATGGTGCGCAGGCGCAAGGACGACCCGCTCGCACAGCTCACGCCGCGCGAGCGCGAGGTGCTGGGGCTGATGGCCGAAGGGAAGTCCAATCCGGCCATCGGGCGGCAGCTCGTGATCAGTGACGGAGCCGTCGAGAAGCACATCAGGAGCATCTTCAACAAGCTCGGCCTCTACGCGGAGGACAGCGACCAGCATCGCCGGGTGCTCGCCGTGCTGACCTACCTGCGTTCCTGA
- a CDS encoding sensor histidine kinase gives MRSLTRRVLLDTRYTLVGFPTTLIGFVLMVAGFAAGLGTAVVWIGVPLLAGTLMVARGFADAERGWLSDVLRRPPVRPRYKPVPQGAGRFRRLVNPLTSGQSWLDLLHGIINLPFAVLAFVLTVVFWAVPLAGLTYPLYGLVTSNIPGNTELPELLGLGDGYLVNATFYVVLGLVFTLIMPFAVRGAALVRAGLGRALLTGVAELQERIDDLAEGRAAAVSAEANALRKLERDIHDGPQQRLVSLAMELSRAQRQLAKDPEAAQATIKSAITATRETLDELRALSRGIAPPILSDRGLAPALAALAGRCTVPVDLDVQTVERYQAAVENAIYFVCAETLTNVAKHSRATVCTVQLARVGGYLMLTIGDDGVGGAHVAKGHGLAGLADRLRAVDGELTVQSPDGGPTLIVAEVPCG, from the coding sequence ATGCGCTCCCTGACGAGGCGGGTCCTCCTTGACACCCGATACACGCTGGTCGGCTTCCCCACGACGCTGATCGGCTTCGTGCTCATGGTCGCGGGTTTCGCCGCCGGGCTCGGCACCGCCGTGGTGTGGATCGGCGTGCCGCTGCTGGCGGGCACGCTCATGGTCGCGCGGGGCTTCGCCGACGCGGAGCGCGGCTGGCTGTCGGACGTGCTGCGGCGCCCGCCCGTACGGCCGAGGTACAAGCCCGTGCCGCAGGGCGCCGGGCGGTTCCGCCGGCTGGTGAACCCGCTGACGAGCGGCCAGTCCTGGCTCGACCTGCTGCACGGCATCATCAACCTGCCGTTCGCGGTCTTGGCGTTCGTGCTCACCGTCGTCTTCTGGGCGGTGCCGCTCGCCGGTCTGACGTACCCGCTGTACGGCCTCGTCACCTCCAACATCCCCGGCAACACGGAGCTGCCCGAGCTGCTCGGCCTGGGCGACGGCTACCTGGTCAACGCCACCTTCTACGTGGTGCTGGGCCTGGTCTTCACGCTGATCATGCCGTTCGCCGTCCGCGGCGCCGCGCTGGTGCGGGCCGGGCTCGGCAGGGCGCTGCTGACCGGCGTGGCCGAGCTGCAGGAGCGCATCGACGACCTGGCCGAGGGCCGCGCCGCCGCCGTCTCCGCCGAGGCCAACGCGCTGCGCAAGCTGGAGCGCGACATCCACGACGGGCCGCAGCAGCGGCTGGTCTCGCTGGCCATGGAGCTGTCCAGGGCGCAGCGGCAGCTCGCCAAGGACCCCGAGGCGGCCCAGGCCACGATCAAGTCCGCGATCACCGCCACCCGCGAGACGCTCGACGAGCTGCGCGCGCTCTCGCGCGGCATCGCCCCGCCCATCCTGTCCGACCGCGGCCTGGCGCCCGCCCTGGCCGCCCTGGCGGGCCGCTGCACGGTCCCCGTGGACCTGGACGTGCAGACCGTCGAGCGCTACCAGGCCGCGGTGGAGAACGCGATCTACTTCGTCTGCGCCGAGACCCTCACCAACGTCGCCAAACACAGCCGCGCCACCGTCTGCACCGTCCAGCTCGCCCGGGTGGGCGGCTACCTGATGCTCACGATCGGGGATGATGGGGTCGGCGGCGCACACGTCGCCAAGGGACATGGGCTCGCCGGGCTGGCCGACCGGCTCCGCGCAGTCGACGGGGAGCTGACCGTGCAGTCGCCCGACGGCGGGCCCACACTCATCGTGGCGGAGGTGCCGTGCGGGTAG
- a CDS encoding acyltransferase family protein, which translates to MTVLLDRPTAPTTAPAARVASARDPFIDLLRVVGMALIVFQHWTIPVLDYEGGRLTTGNALSTPGVWVVTWLSQVMPLVFFAGGAANAISFTRSPAPAPAWLAVRLRRLAWPLLPLAAVWIPLPHVLLSLGVPAQPLEVGAKLTGQLLWFLAVYLIAVTATPYALRLHERYGWRVPAALAALAVLTDVARFATGLDAVGYLNVVFVWMAVHQLGFFYAEGRLRGAWALALGGFSAAALLVAYGPYPGSMIGLPGAEVSNMAPPTLAMLAVGLGQVGLAVTLRPALVRLPVRRLLDWAGPRIMTMYLWHMPALFAVTGVVVVLLGVDTPRPGSVLWFAGWPVWFGLLCLVMWPLLKGFARFETPPSLPYGTAGWHGMLAAAGLVGGGVLTLTVGGFAPGGGPFLAVLALLGGLLMTAPRTRV; encoded by the coding sequence ATGACCGTCCTGCTGGACCGCCCCACGGCGCCGACCACAGCGCCGGCCGCCCGCGTGGCGAGCGCGCGCGACCCGTTCATCGACCTGCTGCGCGTGGTGGGCATGGCGCTCATCGTGTTCCAGCACTGGACGATCCCGGTGCTCGACTACGAGGGCGGCCGGCTGACGACGGGCAACGCGCTGTCCACGCCCGGCGTGTGGGTCGTGACGTGGCTCAGCCAGGTGATGCCGCTGGTGTTCTTCGCGGGCGGCGCGGCCAACGCCATCAGTTTCACCCGCTCCCCTGCTCCCGCCCCCGCGTGGCTGGCCGTGCGGCTGCGGCGGCTGGCCTGGCCGCTGCTGCCGCTGGCCGCGGTGTGGATCCCGCTGCCGCACGTCCTGCTCTCCCTGGGCGTGCCCGCGCAGCCGCTGGAGGTGGGGGCGAAGCTGACGGGCCAGCTGCTGTGGTTCCTGGCCGTGTACCTGATCGCCGTCACGGCGACCCCGTACGCGCTGCGCCTGCACGAGCGGTACGGCTGGCGGGTCCCGGCGGCGCTGGCGGCCCTGGCGGTGCTGACGGACGTGGCCAGGTTCGCCACCGGCCTCGACGCCGTGGGCTACCTGAATGTGGTCTTCGTCTGGATGGCCGTGCACCAGCTCGGCTTCTTCTACGCCGAGGGCAGGCTGCGGGGCGCCTGGGCGCTGGCGCTCGGCGGGTTCAGCGCCGCGGCGCTGCTGGTGGCGTACGGCCCCTACCCGGGCAGCATGATCGGCCTGCCGGGCGCCGAGGTGTCCAACATGGCCCCGCCCACGCTCGCCATGCTGGCCGTCGGCCTGGGGCAGGTCGGGCTGGCGGTGACGCTGCGGCCCGCGCTGGTGCGGCTGCCCGTCCGCCGGCTGCTGGACTGGGCGGGGCCGCGGATCATGACGATGTACCTGTGGCACATGCCGGCCCTGTTCGCGGTGACCGGGGTGGTCGTGGTGCTGCTGGGCGTGGACACGCCGCGGCCGGGCAGCGTCCTGTGGTTCGCCGGCTGGCCGGTCTGGTTCGGGCTGCTGTGCCTGGTCATGTGGCCGCTGCTGAAGGGGTTCGCCCGGTTCGAGACGCCGCCGTCGCTGCCGTACGGGACGGCGGGGTGGCATGGCATGCTCGCGGCCGCCGGCCTGGTCGGCGGCGGGGTGCTGACGCTGACGGTGGGCGGGTTCGCGCCGGGGGGCGGGCCGTTCCTGGCGGTGCTCGCGCTGCTCGGCGGGCTGCTGATGACGGCGCCGAGAACCCGTGTCTGA